From the Misgurnus anguillicaudatus chromosome 17, ASM2758022v2, whole genome shotgun sequence genome, one window contains:
- the ptpn4a gene encoding tyrosine-protein phosphatase non-receptor type 4, with product MTARFRLPPGRSYNVRATELARDRQRTEVVCNVLLLDNTVQPFKVNKHDQGQILLDAVFKHLELTERDYFGLLQADDSSDSPRWLDPNKPIRKQLKRGSPHHLKFRVKFFVSDPNKLQEEYTRYQYFLQIKQDILSGRLPCPHNTAALLASYAVQSELGDYNEAENSLGYLSEFCFIPNQPQGFEKEVAKHHQQHSGLTPAQSEFNYLNSARMLELYGVELHYARDQSNTEIFIGVNSAGIAILKNRVRINNFPWLKIVKISFKCKQFFIQLRKEGNEVRDTMLGFNMVNYRACKNLWKACVEHHTFFRLDRPVPPEKNFFVHYFSLGSRFRYCGRTEAQSVQYGKEKGVKDRVFARSPSKPLGRKLMGVPGWETVSRTSLSEERLETRSLPTRSPPGTPNHRNCLYVQEGPRLRPSSMGHLVDHIIHTSPSLPVFSNHKSALSTQANSISLESTPSPEGVEGLPPALPPKQSRKNLSQHILSHSQQDLDNHINEMYDVPTATEKTTPNGVIPHDNLVLIKMKPDENGRFGFNVKGGFDQKMPIIVSRVAPGTPADLCVPRLNEGDQVVLINGRDISEHTHDQVVMFIKASCESQLGELILLVRPNAIYDVVEEKLESEPDFQYIPEKSPTNPSQLDQDAWRDSMLQLKEGLHSGTILAHFDQMYRKRPGMTMSCAKLPQNISKNRYRDISPYDATRVILQGTDDYINANYINMEIPASSLINRYIACQGPLPNTCPDFWQMTWEQGSSMVVMLTTQVERGRVKCHQYWPNPSGSATYGGFQVSCQMEEGNSAFLVRDMILTHIESGEDRELTQIQYLAWPDHGVPDDSTDFLDFVALVRSKRAGKDEPVVVHCSAGIGRTGVLITMETAMCLMECGQPVYPLDIVRTMRDQRAMMIQTPSQFKFVCEAILRVYEEGPVRSLKSMLYESN from the exons AAGCACGATCAAGGACAGATCCTGCTCGACGCTGTCTTCAAGCACCTGGAACTGACCGAGAGAGATTATTTTGGGTTACTCCAGGCCGACGATTCCTCTGACAGCCCG AGGTGGCTGGATCCAAATAAACCCATAAGGAAGCAATTAAAAA GGGGCTCCCCACATCATCTGAAATTCCGGGTGAAATTTTTCGTGAGTGACCCCAACAAACTTCAGGAAGAATATACACG GTACCAGTATTTTCTGCAGATTAAGCAGGACATACTCAGTGGAAG ACTGCCCTGTCCGCACAATACTGCCGCGCTTCTGGCATCGTACGCCGTTCAGT CTGAGCTGGGCGATTACAATGAAGCTGAAAATTCGCTGGGATACCTGTCTGAATTCTGCTTCATCCCCAACCAGCCCCAGGGTTTCGAAAAAGAAGTCGCCAAACATCACCAGCAACACAG TGGTCTTACACCAGCACAGTCTGAATTCAACTACCTGAACAGTGCACGGATGCTGGAGCTCTATGGGGTGGAACTGCACTATGCAAGG GATCAAAGCAACACAGAGATTTTTATCGGGGTGAACTCAGCTGGCATAGCCATCTTGAAGAACAGGGTACGAATCAACAACTTTCCATG GTTGAAGATTGtgaaaatatcttttaaatgcaagCAGTTTTTCATCCAGCTGAGAAAAGAGGGG AATGAGGTGAGAGATACAATGCTAGGTTTCAACATGGTAAACTACAGGGCCTGTAAGAACCTCTGGAAGGCCTGTGTAGAACATCACACCTTCTTTCGGCTCGACCGTCCTGTTCCCCCGGAGAAGAACTTCTTTGTGCACTACTTCAGTTTAGGCTCAAGGTTTCGTTACTG CGGGAGGACGGAAGCACAGTCTGTTCAGTACGGGAAGGAAAAGGGAGTCAAGGACAGAGTTTTTGCAAG ATCTCCAAGCAAGCCTCTGGGCAGGAAGTTGATGGGTGTGCCAGGTTGGGAAACAGTGAGCAGGACCTCGCTGTCTGAGGAGAGGCTGGAGACTCGCAGCCTGCCCACCCGCTCACCTCCTGGGACGCCCAACCA TAGGAACTGCTTGTATGTGCAAGAGGGTCCCCGGTTACGGCCCTCCTCCATGGGTCACCTGGTGGACCACATTATCCATACCTCACCCAGCCTTCCTGTGTTCTCCAATCACAAATCAGCCTTGTCTACGCAAGCCAATAGCATCAGTCTGGAGTCTACGCC GTCTCCGGAAGGTGTTGAAGGTCTGCCCCCCGCCCTCCCTCCAAAACAGTCTCGGAAGAACCTGAGCCAACATATACTGTCCCACTCACAACAGGACTTGGATAACCACATCAACGAAATGTATGATGTCCCCACAGCGACAGAAAAGACTACG CCCAATGGAGTCATTCCACATGACAATCTTGTCCTGATCAAGATGAAACCAGATGAGAATGGAAGATTTGGGTTTAATGTGAAG GGTGGCTTTGATCAAAAGATGCCTATTATTGTGTCTCGGGTAGCACCTGGAACACCG GCTGATTTGTGTGTGCCCCGTCTCAATGAAGGCGATCAGGTTGTGCTCATCAATGGTAGAGATATTTCAGAGCACACGCATGATCAGGTTGTCATGTTTATCAAAGCCAGCTGTGAGAGCCAACTAGGGGAACTTATTCTGTTGGTGCGGCCCAATG CTATCTATGATGTCGTCGAGGAGAAATTGGAGTCTGAGCCTGATTTTCAGTATATCCCAGAGAAATCTCCCACAAACCCATCTCAGCTGGACCAGGATGCTTGGAGAGACTCCATGCTGCAGCTAAAGGAGGGTCTTCACAGTGGTACTATATTGGCCCATTTTGAT caaatgtacCGGAAAAGGCCTGGGATGACAATGTCATGTGCCAAATTACCTCagaatatttccaaaaaccgCTACCGAGACATCTCACCCT ATGATGCAACTCGAGTCATCCTGCAAGGCACAGATGACTATATCAATGCAAATTACATCAAT ATGGAAATCCCTGCCTCCAGTCTTATAAACCGCTATATAGCCTGCCAGGGCCCACTGCCCAACACTTGCCCTGATTTCTGGCAGATGACGTGGGAGCAGGGCTCCTCTATGGTGGTCATGCTTACCACTCAGGTCGAGCGAGGACGT GTGAAGTGCCATCAATACTGGCCGAACCCCTCAGGTAGCGCTACATATGGAGGCTTTCAGGTTTCCTGCCAAATGGAGGAGGGAAACTCAGCTTTCTTGGTTAGAGATATGATTCTTACTCACATAGAG AGTGGGGAGGACAGGGAGTTGACCCAGATCCAGTACCTGGCTTGGCCTGATCACGGTGTACCAGACGACTCAACGGATTTCCTGGATTTTGTGGCTCTCGTCCGAAGTAAACGAGCTGGAAAGGATGAGCCTGTTGTGGTCCACTGCAG TGCTGGGATAGGCCGGACAGGAGTTCTTATCACCATGGAGACGGCAATGTGTCTGATGGAGTGTGGTCAGCCTGTATATCCACTGGACATCGTCAGAACCATGAGGGATCAAAGGGCCATGATGATTCAGACACCT AGCCAGTTTAAGTTTGTCTGCGAGGCCATCCTGAGGGTTTACGAGGAGGGCCCGGTGAGATCGCTCAAGTCCATGTTGTATGAATCAAACTGA